From the Pedobacter cryoconitis genome, one window contains:
- the aroA gene encoding 3-phosphoshikimate 1-carboxyvinyltransferase, which produces MKKNALVSFKGQKDIQATINLTGSKSESNRALIIAAISKGLVKVNNLSDAADTVTLNRILTELNTTEPEGRRTVDVGHAGTAMRFLTAYLSTIPQQFLLTGSARMQERPIGILVDALKSLGADITYAKNEGFPPLSINGGLNNVRAEVSIKGNVSSQYLSALLIIAPKLLAGLSLNIEGGLTSRPYVEMTLALLASAGVSHSWKGDNIYIGPQQYQAATLTVEPDWSAASYWYSIAALADQAAIELPNLKEESLQGDSKIQEIMVGLGVNTQRTADGIALKATQNEPQTTAVLNLKDCPDLAQTIIVCAAAKGLNLAFTGLETLKIKETNRILALQNELAKIGVTLNEDNEVYTLNCEGLNFPEKVTFATYDDHRMAMAFAPLSLLIKEVEIEDFQVVEKSYPDFWKHLEKAGFTVQELA; this is translated from the coding sequence GCATTAATCATTGCTGCAATCAGTAAAGGCTTAGTTAAGGTGAATAACCTTTCTGATGCTGCTGATACGGTGACTTTGAACAGAATTTTGACGGAGCTGAATACAACTGAACCTGAAGGAAGAAGAACGGTAGATGTTGGCCACGCCGGCACTGCAATGCGCTTTTTAACGGCTTATTTGTCTACAATTCCGCAGCAATTTTTGCTTACAGGCTCTGCCAGAATGCAGGAACGCCCGATTGGTATCTTAGTAGACGCTTTAAAAAGTCTGGGTGCGGATATCACTTATGCTAAAAATGAGGGCTTCCCCCCTTTGTCAATCAACGGAGGTTTAAATAATGTGCGTGCCGAGGTTTCTATCAAAGGAAATGTAAGCAGTCAGTATTTATCAGCCTTGCTGATTATTGCACCAAAATTACTTGCTGGCCTTTCGCTGAATATCGAGGGTGGATTAACTTCCAGACCTTATGTTGAAATGACGCTGGCTTTATTAGCTTCAGCAGGGGTTTCACATAGCTGGAAGGGCGATAATATTTATATAGGCCCGCAACAATACCAGGCGGCAACACTAACTGTAGAACCTGACTGGAGCGCTGCATCTTACTGGTACAGCATTGCTGCACTGGCAGATCAGGCAGCTATTGAACTGCCTAACCTGAAAGAGGAAAGCTTGCAGGGAGACAGTAAAATCCAGGAAATCATGGTTGGCCTTGGTGTAAATACACAAAGAACGGCAGATGGTATAGCTTTAAAGGCTACTCAAAACGAACCACAAACTACAGCGGTCCTAAACTTAAAAGACTGTCCCGATCTGGCGCAGACTATCATTGTTTGTGCTGCTGCTAAGGGATTAAACCTTGCTTTTACTGGCCTGGAAACGCTTAAAATTAAAGAAACGAACAGGATTCTGGCTTTACAGAATGAACTGGCCAAAATTGGCGTTACTTTAAATGAAGATAATGAGGTGTATACCTTAAACTGTGAAGGCTTAAACTTCCCGGAAAAGGTAACTTTCGCAACTTATGATGATCACCGGATGGCGATGGCATTTGCGCCGTTAAGTTTGCTGATTAAAGAAGTAGAGATTGAAGATTTTCAGGTGGTAGAGAAGTCCTATCCTGATTTCTGGAAACATTTGGAAAAAGCAGGTTTCACAGTTCAGGAATTAGCCTGA
- a CDS encoding S8/S53 family peptidase gives MKNKNSVAILCATFLVVLVSCRKDNLTNNSQDALHPKDKLYSVQEINAVIQSSLQKTGDFKWNEQSDELLYSAVIHGDSLLSVGYGNPQSSNTVTESFNTEAQMANISVSEAKKAGVNIDGIKSGILQQVKTAEAKENVLQYESPVLTNMVVKIGNLSTLQELRKSKAIRYVEPADYNRFLLKSRSTIATESLSSGGGDPAELPGWFIQGSGEPLIPKSYGDQKIPDAWKVSTGKGITIGLIDNGIYQSQTAFSSQEFGAGRTITLFGTFKGNSSSNDGVYANKDDMSADHGTGMASLIAAPKKVNLPVGIAYNCNLVSYRGTDFVALWSSKQQQGVASALTKLADDNNVKVISMSNGWIFNVSVLADAVKYAKSKGKLIFAAAGTSIKPIDLGFFVIDIPKSVGVIFPASMSETVAVTGTDYSTSGSLVSCKECHEGDKVYFTTTTATSAGVNNAVAVYHDTPGKYGFSGSSSAATAINAGIAALVWSAHPSWNDKQVLQRMVESAKLYPNKDSKLGYGPINVLKAVQP, from the coding sequence ATGAAAAACAAAAACAGCGTGGCAATTTTATGCGCCACATTTTTAGTCGTTTTGGTATCCTGTCGTAAGGATAACCTGACCAACAACAGTCAGGATGCGCTCCACCCAAAAGACAAACTTTATTCCGTACAGGAAATTAATGCCGTAATCCAGTCCAGTTTACAGAAAACCGGCGATTTTAAATGGAATGAACAGAGTGATGAACTGTTATACAGCGCAGTGATCCACGGGGATAGCCTGCTGTCTGTGGGTTATGGAAATCCACAATCGTCCAATACGGTTACAGAGAGTTTTAATACTGAAGCGCAAATGGCAAACATCAGTGTATCAGAAGCAAAGAAAGCGGGAGTAAATATTGATGGCATCAAAAGCGGCATTTTACAGCAGGTAAAGACCGCTGAGGCCAAAGAGAACGTTCTGCAATATGAAAGCCCTGTACTGACCAATATGGTGGTTAAAATAGGGAATTTAAGTACGCTTCAGGAGTTACGCAAATCTAAGGCCATCCGTTATGTGGAACCTGCTGATTATAACAGGTTCCTGTTAAAAAGCAGATCAACTATTGCCACAGAAAGTCTGAGCTCTGGTGGCGGAGATCCTGCTGAACTTCCGGGCTGGTTTATTCAGGGCAGCGGTGAACCTTTAATCCCTAAAAGTTATGGAGATCAGAAAATCCCTGATGCGTGGAAAGTAAGTACTGGAAAAGGTATCACTATTGGCCTAATTGATAACGGGATTTATCAATCTCAAACTGCATTCAGCTCTCAGGAGTTTGGTGCAGGAAGAACGATTACACTTTTTGGTACATTTAAAGGAAATTCCAGTTCAAATGATGGGGTATATGCGAACAAAGACGATATGAGTGCTGATCATGGTACGGGTATGGCTTCTTTAATTGCTGCGCCTAAAAAAGTAAACCTGCCTGTTGGGATTGCTTATAATTGTAATCTGGTCAGCTACAGAGGAACTGATTTTGTGGCTTTATGGAGTTCTAAACAGCAACAAGGTGTAGCCAGCGCCTTAACCAAATTAGCTGATGATAATAATGTAAAGGTTATTTCGATGTCCAATGGCTGGATCTTCAATGTATCGGTTTTAGCTGATGCAGTGAAATATGCTAAAAGTAAGGGCAAATTGATCTTTGCTGCTGCCGGAACCTCTATTAAACCAATTGATTTAGGTTTCTTCGTGATTGATATCCCTAAAAGTGTGGGAGTTATATTTCCCGCTTCTATGAGCGAAACAGTTGCGGTTACAGGTACTGATTACAGTACATCAGGAAGCCTGGTGAGTTGTAAAGAGTGTCATGAAGGTGATAAGGTTTATTTTACAACCACTACGGCAACTTCAGCAGGCGTAAATAACGCGGTAGCAGTTTATCATGATACACCAGGTAAATATGGTTTCTCAGGATCTTCTTCGGCAGCTACAGCAATTAATGCTGGTATCGCTGCACTGGTTTGGTCCGCGCATCCATCATGGAATGATAAGCAGGTACTACAAAGAATGGTAGAATCTGCCAAGTTATATCCAAATAAAGATTCAAAACTAGGCTATGGCCCTATTAATGTTTTAAAGGCTGTTCAGCCTTAG
- the aroC gene encoding chorismate synthase produces MAGNTFGHLFRISTFGESHGEAIGVIVDGCPAGLPIDLEFIQSELDKRRPGQSKITTQRKESDTVKILSGIFEGQSTGTPIALLIPNEDHRSKDYEHNKTVYRPSHADYTYDAKYGIRDHRGGGRSSARETAARVAAGAIAKLLLQHYGIGIFAHVSAVGTINAPNLAALPIAELLAQREENIVRCADPATANEMIEFIDSVRKDGDTVGGKISCIIHNCPPGLGEPVFDKLHADLGKAMLSINAVHGFEYGSGFSGSEMRGSAHNDIFLTDGAHAPKTLTNFSGGIQGGISNGMEINFTVAFKPVATIMHNQQTVNAAGEAAEIKGKGRHDPCVVPRAVVIVEAMAALVLADQLLRNKSSRL; encoded by the coding sequence ATGGCAGGTAATACCTTCGGACACTTATTCAGGATTTCAACTTTTGGAGAATCACATGGCGAGGCTATTGGCGTTATCGTAGATGGCTGTCCTGCTGGATTGCCTATTGATCTGGAATTTATTCAGTCAGAATTGGATAAACGCCGTCCAGGACAATCAAAGATAACTACACAGCGTAAAGAGAGCGATACGGTAAAAATTTTATCGGGTATTTTCGAAGGACAAAGTACCGGTACGCCCATTGCGCTTTTAATTCCGAATGAGGACCACCGTTCCAAAGACTATGAGCACAATAAGACTGTTTATCGTCCTTCGCATGCTGATTATACTTATGACGCCAAATATGGTATCCGTGATCACCGCGGAGGTGGACGTTCTTCTGCAAGGGAAACAGCTGCCCGTGTAGCAGCAGGTGCTATTGCCAAGCTATTACTTCAACATTACGGAATTGGTATTTTTGCGCATGTCTCTGCTGTAGGTACTATCAATGCACCTAATTTAGCAGCATTGCCGATTGCTGAATTACTGGCACAGCGCGAAGAAAATATCGTGCGCTGCGCAGATCCGGCAACTGCCAATGAGATGATTGAGTTTATTGACAGCGTCAGAAAAGATGGTGACACGGTTGGCGGAAAAATCAGCTGTATCATTCACAATTGCCCTCCGGGATTAGGAGAGCCGGTTTTTGATAAGCTGCATGCCGATTTGGGTAAAGCAATGTTAAGCATCAATGCGGTACATGGTTTTGAATATGGCTCAGGATTTTCAGGAAGTGAGATGAGGGGATCAGCACACAATGATATCTTCCTGACTGACGGGGCACATGCACCAAAAACATTAACTAATTTCTCTGGTGGTATACAAGGAGGAATTTCTAACGGAATGGAAATCAACTTTACAGTAGCTTTTAAACCTGTAGCAACCATTATGCATAACCAGCAAACGGTAAATGCTGCTGGTGAGGCCGCAGAGATTAAAGGAAAAGGCAGACACGATCCTTGTGTTGTGCCAAGAGCAGTTGTAATCGTTGAGGCGATGGCAGCTTTAGTGCTTGCCGACCAGTTATTAAGAAATAAATCGAGCAGGTTATAA